From a single Nocardioides panacis genomic region:
- a CDS encoding tetratricopeptide repeat protein — translation MATPPSSDRGTSGDNRGDRGDKRGSQRGSQRGESSSSGGKRAGAGSARGTAGKSAGKSTGRGAGTGAGKSTGSSRGAGSSVRGRTEDPPFSRSRTEGRTDRPTGRPTRAAKDADARTDARTDARSGARSDGRGNRTSAPAPRTRGENGERSEEQTRYDGPDLDPEITGKELDHNIAQQLRGLPEKLANRVARHLVAAGMLLEDDPETAYAHTQAARARAARIAVVREACGEAAYAAGHYTEALTELKAAKRLNGAQDYLPVMADCERALGRPDRALTLARNPAVANLEPHLKAEMTIVEAGARRDQGQLDAALRTLENAPLRNKTHANWVVRLRYAYADTLHAAGRTPEALEWFHRTIAIDNDHTTNAEQRIHELENQNN, via the coding sequence ATGGCTACCCCCCCGTCCTCCGACCGCGGAACCAGCGGCGACAACCGCGGCGACCGCGGCGACAAGCGCGGCTCCCAGCGCGGCTCCCAGCGCGGCGAAAGCAGCAGCAGCGGCGGCAAGCGGGCCGGTGCCGGCTCCGCACGGGGCACCGCCGGCAAGAGCGCCGGCAAGAGCACCGGCAGAGGCGCCGGCACGGGCGCCGGCAAGAGCACTGGCTCGAGCCGCGGCGCCGGGTCCTCCGTGCGGGGCCGCACCGAGGACCCGCCGTTCTCCCGCTCCCGCACCGAGGGCCGCACCGACCGCCCCACCGGCCGGCCCACCCGCGCCGCCAAGGACGCCGACGCACGCACCGACGCACGCACCGACGCACGCAGCGGGGCGCGTTCGGACGGGCGCGGGAACCGGACCAGCGCCCCGGCCCCCCGGACCCGCGGCGAGAACGGCGAACGCTCCGAGGAACAGACCCGCTACGACGGCCCCGACCTCGACCCCGAGATCACCGGCAAGGAGCTCGACCACAACATCGCCCAACAGCTGCGCGGCCTGCCCGAAAAGCTCGCCAACCGCGTCGCCCGCCACCTCGTCGCCGCCGGGATGCTCCTCGAGGACGACCCCGAGACCGCCTACGCCCACACCCAGGCCGCCCGCGCCCGCGCCGCCCGCATCGCGGTGGTCCGCGAAGCCTGCGGCGAGGCCGCCTACGCCGCCGGCCACTACACCGAAGCCCTCACCGAGCTCAAAGCCGCCAAACGCCTCAACGGCGCCCAGGACTACCTCCCGGTGATGGCCGACTGCGAACGCGCCCTGGGACGCCCCGACCGCGCCCTGACCCTGGCCCGCAACCCCGCCGTCGCCAACCTCGAACCCCACCTCAAAGCCGAGATGACCATCGTCGAGGCCGGCGCCCGCCGCGACCAGGGCCAACTCGACGCCGCCCTGCGCACCCTGGAAAACGCCCCACTCCGCAACAAGACCCACGCCAACTGGGTCGTCCGCCTCCGCTACGCCTACGCCGACACCCTCCACGCCGCCGGCCGCACCCCCGAAGCCCTCGAATGGTTCCACCGCACCATCGCCATCGACAACGACCACACCACCAACGCCGAACAACGCATCCACGAACTCGAGAACCAGAACAACTGA
- a CDS encoding VanW family protein: protein MSTSAEQVEAFAPPARVTAPPRLTERHPALYPLAVRVHQLRRRVAWATSGATWASDREDEALPARVKRHRSLLLRELAGADMRLQHSKVTNLRLAAARVDGLLVRPGETFSFNRVVGSCTRRKGYVDGMRLSNGEAHAGVGGGICQLANLLHWMFLHSPLTVVERSEHSFDPFPDNGRVLPWGVGCSIVYNYVDLVVRNDTDRTLQILVHVGDRHLEGDLRADAPPPHTYRVSARDEQFLRHEGRVFRRNEIWRTLIDRRSGDVADEELVKQNCALLTYVPQGVEVLDV from the coding sequence ATGTCCACATCAGCCGAGCAGGTCGAGGCGTTCGCACCACCCGCACGGGTGACCGCACCACCTCGGCTCACCGAGCGGCATCCGGCGCTGTACCCGCTCGCGGTGCGGGTGCACCAGCTCCGCCGTCGGGTCGCCTGGGCGACGTCCGGGGCGACCTGGGCCTCCGACCGCGAGGACGAGGCGCTGCCGGCCCGGGTCAAGCGGCACCGCTCCCTGCTGCTGCGCGAGCTGGCCGGCGCGGACATGCGGCTGCAGCACAGCAAGGTGACCAACCTGCGCCTCGCCGCCGCTCGCGTCGACGGCCTGCTGGTGCGCCCCGGTGAGACGTTCTCCTTCAACCGGGTCGTCGGCAGCTGCACCCGCCGCAAGGGGTACGTCGACGGGATGCGGCTGTCCAACGGCGAGGCGCACGCCGGCGTGGGCGGCGGCATCTGCCAGCTGGCGAACCTGCTGCACTGGATGTTCCTGCACTCGCCCCTCACCGTCGTGGAGCGCTCGGAGCACAGCTTCGACCCGTTCCCGGACAACGGCCGGGTGCTGCCCTGGGGAGTCGGCTGCTCGATCGTCTACAACTACGTCGACCTGGTGGTCCGCAACGACACCGACCGGACCCTCCAGATCCTGGTGCACGTGGGCGACCGGCACCTCGAGGGCGACCTCCGCGCCGACGCCCCTCCCCCGCACACCTACCGGGTCAGCGCTCGCGACGAGCAGTTCCTGCGTCACGAGGGACGGGTGTTCCGGCGCAACGAGATCTGGCGGACCCTGATCGACCGGCGCTCCGGCGACGTGGCCGACGAGGAGCTGGTCAAGCAGAACTGCGCCCTGCTGACCTACGTCCCGCAGGGCGTCGAGGTCCTCGACGTCTGA
- the rpsP gene encoding 30S ribosomal protein S16 — MAVKIRLKRMGKIRTPYYRVVVVDSRKKRDGKVIEQIGKYHPKEEPSLIEVTSDRAQYWLGVGAQPSEAVEALLKITGDWQTFKGLPGTEGTLKVKEPKRDKTEIFNEALREAGSDKQAEAVTKKSAAKKADKAEDAAPAEEKTEAAAEETPAEAEKPADADKPAEA, encoded by the coding sequence GTGGCCGTCAAGATTCGCCTGAAGCGTATGGGCAAGATCCGTACGCCGTACTACCGCGTCGTCGTCGTCGACTCCCGCAAGAAGCGCGACGGCAAGGTCATCGAGCAGATCGGGAAGTACCACCCGAAGGAGGAGCCCTCGCTGATCGAGGTCACCTCCGACCGGGCGCAGTACTGGCTCGGCGTCGGCGCCCAGCCGTCCGAGGCCGTCGAGGCCCTGCTCAAGATCACCGGCGACTGGCAGACGTTCAAGGGCCTGCCGGGCACCGAGGGCACCCTGAAGGTCAAGGAGCCCAAGCGCGACAAGACCGAGATCTTCAACGAGGCCCTTCGTGAGGCCGGCAGCGACAAGCAGGCCGAGGCCGTCACCAAGAAGAGCGCGGCGAAGAAGGCCGACAAGGCCGAGGACGCTGCTCCCGCCGAGGAGAAGACCGAGGCTGCCGCCGAGGAGACGCCCGCCGAGGCTGAGAAGCCCGCGGACGCCGACAAGCCGGCCGAGGCCTGA
- a CDS encoding RNA-binding protein, which translates to MLAEALEHLVRGIVRHPDDVVVDDKQLRRGSVLEVRVHPEDLGKVIGRGGRTATALRTVIGALAGKGGARVDFVDVDRKR; encoded by the coding sequence GTGCTCGCCGAGGCTCTCGAGCACCTCGTCCGCGGCATCGTCCGGCACCCGGACGACGTCGTGGTCGACGACAAGCAGCTGCGTCGTGGCTCGGTCCTCGAGGTGCGCGTGCACCCCGAGGACCTGGGCAAGGTCATCGGTCGCGGGGGCCGCACGGCCACCGCGCTGCGCACCGTCATCGGTGCGCTGGCCGGCAAGGGCGGCGCCCGTGTCGACTTCGTGGACGTCGACCGGAAGCGCTGA
- the rimM gene encoding ribosome maturation factor RimM (Essential for efficient processing of 16S rRNA), producing MSSSPAGHEVVVGRIGKAHGIKGEVSVEPRSDEPERRFADGAVLGTRTPRGTEPHSTHRPTTLTVRRTRWHLSRLLVTFVGVDDRTAAEALRGLSLVVDLDPADVPEDPEEFYDHQLIGLAVSTTEGVEVGEVSDVIHGASQDLLAVRTSDGREVLVPFVSQLVPVVDVPGGRLQVADRPGLITPLPDED from the coding sequence ATGAGCAGCAGTCCCGCGGGCCACGAGGTCGTCGTCGGCCGGATCGGCAAGGCGCACGGCATCAAGGGCGAGGTGTCCGTCGAGCCTCGCAGCGACGAGCCCGAGCGCCGGTTCGCCGACGGGGCGGTGCTCGGCACCCGGACGCCGCGCGGCACCGAGCCGCACTCCACGCACCGTCCGACCACCCTGACCGTACGACGCACCCGCTGGCACCTGTCCCGGCTGCTCGTCACGTTCGTCGGCGTGGACGACCGCACCGCCGCTGAGGCGCTGCGGGGACTCTCGCTCGTGGTCGACCTCGACCCGGCGGACGTGCCCGAGGACCCCGAGGAGTTCTACGACCACCAGCTCATCGGCCTGGCGGTCAGCACCACCGAGGGCGTCGAGGTGGGTGAGGTCTCCGACGTGATTCACGGCGCCAGCCAGGACCTGCTCGCGGTGCGCACGTCCGACGGGCGCGAGGTGCTGGTGCCGTTCGTGTCCCAGCTCGTCCCGGTCGTCGACGTGCCCGGCGGGCGGCTCCAGGTGGCCGACCGCCCCGGCCTGATCACCCCGTTGCCGGACGAGGACTGA
- a CDS encoding GNAT family N-acetyltransferase yields MTLAGVGDAEVRTATPGDAPELLVLQLACWVTEARANATLDVPPLGEDLDDVLAWLADWTTLVVRSGSRLVGAVRGRLDGDVWHVGRLMVAPDLRGRGLGRWLLERIESAAPPDARRLSLFTGAASTDNLRMYKKAGYRFEREQPEDTGVVRLGKPLRR; encoded by the coding sequence CTGACCCTCGCGGGGGTCGGGGACGCCGAGGTGCGCACCGCGACGCCCGGGGACGCCCCGGAGCTGCTGGTGCTGCAGCTCGCCTGCTGGGTCACCGAGGCCCGGGCGAACGCCACCCTGGACGTCCCGCCGCTCGGCGAGGACCTCGACGACGTCCTCGCCTGGCTGGCGGACTGGACCACGCTCGTCGTCCGCAGCGGGTCGCGGCTGGTGGGCGCGGTCCGCGGCCGCCTCGACGGAGACGTGTGGCACGTGGGCCGGCTGATGGTCGCGCCGGACCTGCGGGGACGCGGTCTCGGCCGCTGGCTCCTCGAGCGGATCGAGTCGGCGGCGCCCCCGGACGCCCGCCGGCTCTCGCTGTTCACCGGGGCGGCGAGCACCGACAACCTGCGGATGTACAAGAAGGCCGGCTACCGCTTCGAGCGCGAGCAGCCTGAGGACACCGGTGTGGTGCGCCTGGGCAAGCCGCTGCGCCGCTAG
- the rplS gene encoding 50S ribosomal protein L19, with amino-acid sequence MTNVIDTLAAATKRDDIPEFRAGDTLKVDVKVVEGNRSRVQVFQGVCIRVQGSGIGRTFTVRKVSFGVGVERTFPLHTPIIDKIEVVTRGDVRRAKLYYLRNLRGKKAKIKEKRDATPSR; translated from the coding sequence ATGACCAACGTCATCGACACGCTCGCCGCTGCCACCAAGCGCGACGACATCCCCGAGTTCCGCGCCGGCGACACCCTCAAGGTGGACGTCAAGGTCGTCGAGGGCAACCGCTCCCGCGTCCAGGTCTTCCAGGGCGTCTGCATCCGCGTGCAGGGTTCCGGCATCGGCCGCACCTTCACGGTCCGCAAGGTCTCCTTCGGCGTCGGCGTCGAGCGCACCTTCCCGCTGCACACCCCGATCATCGACAAGATCGAGGTCGTGACCCGCGGTGACGTCCGTCGCGCCAAGCTGTACTACCTGCGCAACCTGCGCGGCAAGAAGGCCAAGATCAAGGAGAAGCGCGACGCCACGCCGTCGCGCTGA
- the lepB gene encoding signal peptidase I, producing the protein MTLLLGIALVLAIVIKAFFMQAFYIPSASMNDTLVENDRILVQKVSYWGGGSPHRGDIVVFSDPGGWLGVGETKAPGNPVARVLELFGLYPTGGHLVKRVIGVGGDEVKCCDARGRMTVNGVPLNEKSYLAQGEKPSMINFDVKVEPGYLWVQGDNRSNSADSRVHLGDPGGGQVPVDDVVGKVFAVVWPFGHAQALHTPATFGSVK; encoded by the coding sequence ATGACGCTGCTCCTCGGCATCGCGCTGGTGCTGGCGATCGTCATCAAGGCGTTCTTCATGCAGGCCTTCTACATCCCGTCGGCCTCCATGAACGACACCCTGGTCGAGAACGACCGCATCCTGGTGCAGAAGGTGTCGTACTGGGGCGGCGGGTCGCCGCACCGCGGTGACATCGTGGTGTTCTCCGACCCGGGCGGCTGGCTCGGCGTCGGGGAGACCAAGGCGCCGGGCAACCCGGTCGCCCGCGTCCTCGAGCTCTTCGGGCTCTACCCGACCGGCGGTCACCTGGTGAAGCGGGTGATCGGCGTGGGCGGCGACGAGGTCAAGTGCTGCGACGCGCGGGGCCGGATGACCGTCAACGGCGTCCCGCTCAACGAGAAGTCCTACCTCGCCCAGGGCGAGAAGCCGTCGATGATCAACTTCGACGTCAAGGTCGAGCCCGGCTACCTGTGGGTGCAGGGCGACAACCGCTCGAACTCCGCGGACTCCCGCGTCCACCTCGGCGACCCCGGCGGTGGGCAGGTGCCCGTCGACGACGTCGTCGGCAAGGTCTTCGCGGTGGTCTGGCCGTTCGGGCACGCCCAGGCCCTGCACACGCCCGCCACGTTCGGGTCGGTCAAGTAG
- a CDS encoding ribonuclease HII, with protein MTALPRGLTVRKDAGLYGYERALRRVGLDPVAGVDEAGRGACAGPLVAAAVVLPDGKRGQVPGLADSKLLTAAARERAYVEVQRRALAWSVVVVEHDECDRLGMHVANVEALRRSLARLDVRPSYVLTDGFPVDGLEVPGLAMWKGDRVSACIAAASVIAKVTRDRIMTRLHEDYPEYDFGTHKGYITPEHTAALTQHGPCAIHRRRFVNVRRASEAFTGEPVPGYADGVGDNGDVDVDRVEAGR; from the coding sequence ATGACAGCTCTTCCCCGAGGCCTCACCGTCCGCAAGGACGCCGGCCTGTACGGCTACGAACGGGCCCTGCGGCGCGTCGGGCTCGACCCGGTCGCGGGCGTGGACGAGGCGGGTCGCGGTGCGTGCGCCGGCCCGCTGGTCGCCGCGGCGGTGGTGCTGCCCGACGGCAAGCGGGGACAGGTCCCCGGTCTGGCCGACTCCAAGCTGCTGACCGCCGCGGCCCGCGAGCGGGCGTACGTCGAGGTGCAGCGCCGTGCCCTCGCCTGGTCGGTCGTCGTCGTCGAGCACGACGAGTGCGACCGGCTCGGCATGCACGTCGCGAACGTGGAGGCGCTGCGCCGGTCGCTGGCGAGGCTCGACGTGCGCCCGTCGTACGTGCTGACCGACGGGTTCCCCGTCGACGGACTGGAGGTCCCCGGGCTGGCGATGTGGAAGGGCGACCGGGTCTCGGCGTGCATCGCGGCCGCGTCGGTGATCGCCAAGGTGACCCGGGACCGGATCATGACCCGGCTGCACGAGGACTACCCGGAGTACGACTTCGGGACGCACAAGGGCTACATCACCCCCGAGCACACCGCGGCGCTGACCCAGCACGGCCCGTGCGCGATCCACCGGCGCCGGTTCGTCAACGTCCGGCGCGCATCCGAGGCGTTCACCGGTGAGCCGGTGCCGGGATACGCCGACGGGGTCGGGGACAATGGCGACGTGGACGTGGACCGGGTGGAGGCAGGGCGATGA
- a CDS encoding DUF2469 domain-containing protein, which yields MSAEDLEKYETEMELHLYREYRDVVGIFKYVVETDRRFYLCNQVDVKARTEAGDVFFEVSMTDAWVWDMYRPARFAKNVKVLTFKDVNVEELSPPDIEQPLP from the coding sequence ATGAGCGCCGAGGACCTCGAGAAGTACGAGACCGAGATGGAGCTCCACCTCTACCGCGAGTACCGCGACGTGGTGGGGATCTTCAAGTACGTCGTGGAGACCGACCGGCGCTTCTACCTGTGCAACCAGGTGGACGTGAAGGCGCGCACCGAGGCCGGTGACGTGTTCTTCGAGGTCTCGATGACCGACGCCTGGGTGTGGGACATGTACCGCCCCGCGCGGTTCGCGAAGAACGTGAAGGTGCTCACGTTCAAGGACGTCAACGTCGAGGAGCTCAGCCCGCCGGACATCGAGCAGCCGCTGCCCTGA
- a CDS encoding YraN family protein, with amino-acid sequence MTTPSLTGSAQAARRRELGAFGEAYAARHLVERGMVLLDRNWRCEAGEIDLVLRDGRVLVVCEVKTRSSTAFGSPLEGVTERKAARLRRLAARWLAEHRVHPDEVRIDLVGVLVPCSGGPTLEHVPGVG; translated from the coding sequence ATGACGACCCCATCCCTGACCGGGAGTGCCCAGGCGGCCCGGCGCCGCGAGCTCGGAGCCTTCGGCGAGGCGTACGCCGCGCGCCACCTCGTCGAGCGCGGCATGGTGCTGCTGGACCGCAACTGGCGCTGCGAGGCCGGTGAGATCGACCTGGTGCTGCGCGACGGCCGCGTGCTGGTCGTCTGCGAGGTGAAGACCCGGTCCTCCACGGCGTTCGGGTCCCCGCTGGAGGGGGTCACCGAGCGCAAGGCCGCCCGGCTGCGTCGCCTCGCGGCCCGGTGGCTGGCCGAGCACCGGGTGCACCCCGACGAGGTGCGCATCGACCTGGTCGGGGTGCTCGTCCCGTGCTCCGGCGGCCCCACCCTCGAGCACGTGCCCGGGGTCGGCTGA
- a CDS encoding YifB family Mg chelatase-like AAA ATPase, whose translation MGFATARTISLSGATGHLIDVQVDLALGVVATALVGRPDASIQEARDRCRAAVTNSGYDWPATRRVTILLSPADLPKSGPHFDLGIAVAVLAAAGEIPAAALEKVVFAGELTLDGRLRAVPGVLPMTMAARARGMTCMVVPEPQAEEAALIPEMAVIGARSLRQVVAHLRGDEIPQAAPVEPLASAALLSWRGDQRIEDLDLADVTGMADARYALEVAAAGGHHLMLSGPKGAGKTTLAERLPGLLPDLSLEESLELTAIYSLSGGLPPGQTMLTRPPFRAPHHSASRTSLVGGGSHGRIRPGELSRAHTGTLFLDEFPLFSADIIEALRQPLENAEVTIARGDDTATFPARTMVVIACNPCPCGDFHPTNRDNRCTCTEVRRREYRKKLSGPVTDRIDIVRHVEPVAPHELHDPLAHPESTAAVRARVTAARARQAERYAGTQWRLNADVSGPRLLDRWPLAPGATRVLERRLAAGALTGRGGTRVHRLAWTVADLRGVDRPDVDELDVALRLRDGDPLMVSALRPAGAR comes from the coding sequence ATGGGGTTCGCGACGGCGCGGACGATCTCCCTGTCGGGCGCGACCGGGCACCTGATCGACGTACAGGTGGACCTGGCGCTCGGCGTGGTCGCCACCGCGCTCGTGGGCCGGCCGGACGCCTCGATCCAGGAGGCCCGGGACCGCTGCCGGGCGGCGGTGACCAACAGCGGCTACGACTGGCCGGCGACCCGGCGGGTGACGATCCTGCTCTCGCCCGCGGACCTGCCCAAGAGCGGTCCGCACTTCGACCTGGGCATCGCCGTCGCGGTGCTGGCCGCGGCCGGCGAGATCCCGGCGGCCGCCCTGGAGAAGGTGGTGTTCGCCGGTGAGCTCACCCTGGACGGCCGGCTGCGCGCAGTCCCCGGGGTGCTGCCGATGACGATGGCCGCCCGGGCCCGCGGGATGACCTGCATGGTCGTCCCGGAGCCGCAGGCCGAGGAGGCCGCGCTGATCCCGGAGATGGCGGTGATCGGCGCACGCTCGCTGCGCCAGGTGGTCGCGCACCTGCGGGGCGACGAGATCCCCCAGGCCGCGCCCGTCGAGCCGCTGGCCAGCGCGGCCCTGCTGAGCTGGCGCGGGGACCAGCGGATCGAGGACCTCGACCTCGCCGACGTGACCGGGATGGCGGACGCCCGCTACGCGCTGGAGGTGGCCGCCGCCGGCGGTCACCACCTGATGCTCAGCGGCCCCAAGGGCGCCGGCAAGACCACCCTGGCCGAGCGGCTCCCCGGTCTGCTGCCCGACCTCAGCCTGGAGGAGTCCCTCGAGCTGACCGCGATCTACTCGCTGTCCGGCGGTCTGCCGCCGGGCCAGACGATGCTGACCCGGCCGCCGTTCCGGGCGCCGCACCACTCCGCCTCCCGGACGAGCCTGGTCGGTGGCGGCAGCCACGGCCGGATCCGGCCAGGCGAGCTGAGCCGGGCGCACACCGGGACGCTGTTCCTCGACGAGTTCCCGCTGTTCAGCGCCGACATCATCGAGGCACTCCGGCAACCCCTGGAGAACGCCGAGGTGACCATCGCCCGCGGCGACGACACCGCGACCTTCCCGGCCCGCACCATGGTGGTGATCGCCTGCAACCCCTGCCCGTGCGGCGACTTCCACCCCACCAACCGGGACAACCGCTGCACCTGCACCGAGGTCCGCCGCCGGGAGTACCGCAAGAAGCTCAGCGGGCCGGTGACCGACCGGATCGACATCGTCCGGCACGTCGAGCCGGTCGCGCCGCACGAGCTGCACGACCCGCTGGCCCACCCGGAGTCCACCGCGGCCGTCCGGGCCCGGGTGACCGCCGCGCGGGCGCGGCAGGCCGAGCGGTACGCCGGCACCCAGTGGCGGCTGAACGCGGACGTCTCCGGCCCCCGGCTGCTCGACCGGTGGCCGCTCGCGCCCGGGGCGACGCGGGTGCTCGAGCGGCGGCTCGCCGCCGGCGCACTCACCGGACGTGGGGGCACCCGGGTGCACCGGCTGGCCTGGACGGTCGCGGACCTGCGCGGGGTCGACCGGCCCGACGTCGACGAGCTCGACGTCGCGCTTCGGCTGCGGGACGGCGACCCGCTGATGGTGTCCGCGCTGCGGCCGGCCGGTGCGCGGTGA
- the dprA gene encoding DNA-processing protein DprA — protein MSAADRVARVALSRLGEPGDPRVTSLVAELGAGEVYEYLRAERDPTGVATDVAARLRDLDPEADLARAAGLGIRFVCPGDPEWPERLGDLDRCGQLNGRGGAPLGLWLRGAGRLDELVERSVAVVGSRSATTYGAGVAAEIAAQVAGEGVAVVSGAAFGIDQAAHRGALAVRGPTLAVLACGADRAYPAAHRELIGYVADTGLVVSELPPGCAPTKIRFLSRNRIIAALSLGTVVVEAAVRSGALNTASWASLLHRPVMGVPGPVTSAPSEGVHELLRNRDAVLVTRGSQVLELVSPSGTFTQSWARAPERPADRLGETDRQVLDAVPVTQAASTGSVARTAGLAERTVTESLARLRAGGFVEGGDRGWRLGPAARSGTEAG, from the coding sequence GTGAGCGCCGCCGACCGGGTCGCCCGGGTCGCCCTGAGCCGGCTCGGCGAGCCGGGCGACCCGCGTGTGACCTCCCTGGTGGCCGAGCTCGGCGCCGGCGAGGTCTACGAGTACCTCCGCGCCGAGCGGGACCCCACCGGCGTCGCCACCGACGTCGCCGCCCGGCTGCGCGACCTCGACCCGGAGGCGGACCTGGCCCGGGCGGCCGGGCTCGGCATCCGCTTCGTCTGTCCCGGGGACCCGGAGTGGCCCGAGCGGCTGGGTGACCTGGACCGGTGCGGCCAGCTCAACGGTCGCGGCGGCGCACCGCTGGGCCTGTGGCTGCGCGGCGCCGGCCGGCTCGACGAGCTGGTGGAGCGGTCGGTGGCGGTCGTGGGCTCCCGGTCCGCCACCACCTACGGCGCCGGGGTGGCCGCCGAGATCGCCGCTCAGGTGGCCGGCGAAGGCGTCGCCGTGGTCTCCGGAGCCGCCTTCGGCATCGACCAGGCCGCCCACCGGGGTGCGCTCGCGGTCCGCGGGCCCACCCTGGCCGTGCTGGCGTGCGGGGCGGACCGCGCCTACCCGGCCGCGCACCGGGAGCTGATCGGCTACGTCGCCGACACCGGTCTGGTCGTCTCGGAGCTCCCGCCGGGCTGTGCCCCCACGAAGATCCGGTTCCTGTCCCGCAACCGGATCATCGCCGCCCTGTCCCTCGGCACGGTGGTGGTCGAGGCGGCGGTGCGCAGCGGGGCGCTGAACACCGCCAGCTGGGCCTCGCTGCTGCACCGCCCGGTGATGGGGGTGCCCGGTCCGGTGACCAGCGCTCCCAGCGAGGGCGTGCACGAGCTGCTGCGCAACCGCGACGCGGTCCTGGTGACCCGGGGGAGCCAGGTGCTCGAGCTGGTCTCCCCGAGCGGCACCTTCACGCAGTCCTGGGCCCGGGCCCCGGAGAGACCCGCCGACCGGCTGGGCGAGACCGACCGGCAGGTGCTCGACGCCGTGCCGGTCACCCAGGCGGCGTCCACCGGGTCGGTGGCCCGGACCGCCGGGCTGGCCGAGCGCACGGTGACCGAGTCGCTCGCGCGGCTGCGGGCCGGCGGCTTCGTCGAGGGCGGGGACCGTGGCTGGCGGCTCGGGCCCGCTGCGCGGTCCGGGACCGAGGCCGGGTAG
- a CDS encoding tyrosine recombinase XerC has translation MCRVLAAYERHLVSERDLTPHTVRAYLGDLRSLLAQAALLGHTGIDTLDVRTLRSWLATQQTLGRARTTMSRRATAVRVFTAWAQRTGRITTDPGALLGSPKAHRTLPPALRVDEARGLLEAAAVHADDGSPMGARDVAILELLYATGIRVGELCGLDVDDVDHERRVVRVFGKGRKERTVPFGVPAERALATWLASGRAALAVPGAGAALFLGARGRRIDQRAVRTLVHARLAEVPGAPDLGPHGLRHTAATHLLEGGADLRTVQELLGHASLATTQIYTHVTTDRLRQAYRQAHPRA, from the coding sequence ATGTGCCGGGTGCTCGCGGCGTACGAGCGGCACCTGGTCTCCGAGCGGGACCTGACCCCGCACACGGTGCGGGCCTACCTCGGCGACCTCCGCAGCCTGCTGGCCCAGGCCGCGCTGCTCGGGCACACCGGCATCGACACCCTCGACGTGCGCACGCTGCGCAGCTGGCTGGCCACCCAGCAGACCCTGGGGCGGGCCCGCACCACGATGTCGCGACGGGCGACCGCCGTGCGGGTGTTCACCGCCTGGGCCCAGCGCACCGGACGGATCACGACGGACCCCGGCGCGCTGCTGGGTTCCCCCAAGGCACACCGGACGCTGCCGCCGGCGCTGCGCGTCGACGAGGCCCGCGGGCTGCTCGAGGCGGCGGCGGTGCACGCCGACGACGGGAGCCCGATGGGCGCCCGGGACGTGGCGATCCTGGAGCTGCTGTACGCCACCGGGATCCGGGTGGGGGAGCTGTGCGGCCTCGACGTGGACGACGTGGACCACGAGCGCCGGGTGGTCCGGGTGTTCGGCAAGGGACGCAAGGAGCGCACGGTGCCCTTCGGGGTGCCCGCCGAGCGGGCCCTGGCGACCTGGCTCGCGTCCGGACGGGCGGCGCTGGCCGTGCCCGGCGCGGGTGCGGCGCTGTTCCTCGGCGCCCGGGGCCGGCGGATCGACCAGCGGGCGGTGCGCACGCTCGTGCACGCCCGGCTCGCCGAGGTGCCCGGGGCCCCGGACCTCGGTCCGCACGGTCTCCGGCACACCGCAGCCACCCACCTGCTCGAGGGCGGCGCCGACCTCCGCACCGTCCAGGAGCTGCTCGGGCACGCCTCGCTGGCGACCACGCAGATCTACACGCACGTGACCACCGACCGGTTGCGGCAGGCGTACCGCCAGGCGCACCCGCGCGCCTGA